The following proteins are encoded in a genomic region of Reichenbachiella sp.:
- a CDS encoding biopolymer transporter ExbD, whose translation MAKFKKSSGTSQEIPTAALPDIIFMLLFFFMVTTVLRETTIMVEQKLPKSTQLSKLERKSLVSYVYIGKPKRTAVYGVQPKIQVNDVFIEVKDVVRFVNQEKDKLSEVERDQITMSMKVDIDAKMGIVTDVQQEFKEANARKVLYSSSKRVD comes from the coding sequence ATGGCAAAGTTTAAGAAAAGTTCAGGAACCTCTCAGGAAATCCCAACGGCTGCATTGCCAGATATTATCTTTATGTTGTTGTTCTTCTTTATGGTAACAACTGTATTGAGAGAGACAACTATCATGGTAGAGCAGAAGCTTCCAAAGTCTACTCAGTTGAGTAAATTGGAGAGAAAATCGTTGGTGAGCTATGTGTACATTGGTAAACCTAAAAGAACAGCTGTTTATGGTGTTCAACCAAAAATTCAAGTTAATGACGTGTTCATTGAAGTGAAGGATGTGGTTAGGTTTGTAAACCAAGAGAAGGATAAATTGAGTGAAGTAGAAAGAGATCAGATTACCATGTCTATGAAAGTTGACATTGATGCCAAAATGGGTATCGTAACTGATGTTCAGCAGGAGTTTAAAGAAGCGAATGCTAGAAAAGTACTTTACAGTTCTTCTAAAAGAGTTGATTAA
- a CDS encoding glycosyltransferase: protein MMWHLRKFPVAFPEGHTDVFATVIIPVRNEGRNIERLIRSIYKGATGDFEIIVVDDHSEDETKSIVKHLQEEFEGLNLAMLSEGQSGKKAAITLGVELAKGDLMICTDGDSEVAEGWLDEHRRAFSSGVKLAFGPVKLFNSNNSRWIDLLNLELAALVGVGAATLKMGRPTMINGCNYSFSKKVFEEVGGFEGNDHIASGDDEFLLRKVYQAYPYKIKFLKSSQALVTSEPPQNWEDFYHQRRRWASKWKLHRDVFSMIMPVFIFCVYGVWSWLLVDACLTLNTLGLYILGAKFIVDYLFVSVVSKVQDRRVSITSFVLLQIIYPFYVVFFGVASNFGTYSWRDRIHRI from the coding sequence ATGATGTGGCATCTGCGGAAATTTCCAGTAGCCTTTCCTGAAGGCCATACTGATGTTTTTGCTACAGTTATTATTCCAGTCAGAAATGAAGGCAGGAACATCGAAAGGCTTATTAGATCTATTTACAAAGGCGCAACTGGTGACTTTGAAATAATTGTCGTGGATGATCATTCAGAGGATGAGACTAAATCTATCGTAAAGCATCTACAAGAGGAATTTGAAGGCTTGAACCTTGCTATGCTTTCCGAAGGTCAAAGTGGAAAAAAAGCGGCCATTACGCTCGGGGTTGAATTAGCAAAAGGTGATTTGATGATTTGTACAGACGGAGATAGTGAGGTAGCGGAGGGCTGGTTGGACGAACACAGGCGAGCTTTCAGCAGTGGTGTGAAACTTGCTTTTGGTCCCGTGAAACTGTTCAACTCAAATAATTCCAGATGGATTGATCTACTCAATCTAGAACTGGCGGCTTTGGTAGGGGTGGGAGCTGCTACACTGAAAATGGGCAGACCTACCATGATCAATGGCTGTAACTATTCCTTTTCCAAGAAAGTATTTGAAGAAGTCGGAGGGTTCGAAGGAAATGATCACATTGCTTCTGGTGATGATGAGTTTTTATTAAGAAAAGTGTATCAAGCCTATCCATATAAAATCAAATTTCTTAAGTCTAGCCAAGCTTTGGTAACTAGTGAACCTCCTCAAAATTGGGAAGACTTTTACCATCAGCGCAGAAGATGGGCATCTAAGTGGAAACTGCACAGAGATGTATTTTCCATGATTATGCCGGTGTTTATATTTTGTGTTTATGGGGTTTGGAGTTGGTTGTTGGTAGATGCTTGCTTGACACTGAACACTTTAGGATTATATATTTTGGGTGCTAAATTTATAGTAGACTATCTCTTTGTTTCTGTTGTCAGTAAAGTACAGGACAGAAGAGTCTCAATCACCAGTTTTGTTTTACTACAAATAATTTACCCGTTTTATGTGGTATTCTTTGGGGTAGCCTCTAATTTTGGAACATACAGTTGGAGAGACCGAATCCACAGAATCTAA
- a CDS encoding AMP nucleosidase yields the protein MKTKKEIVDNWLPRYTGVELEDFAEYILLTNFANYVEIFADKFNVKVEGKDKPMQSATANNITIINFGMGSAMAATVMDLLSAIEPKAVLFLGKCGGLKKKTQLGDLILPIAAIRGEGTSNDYLPIEIPALPSFRLQRSVSSMIKKHEMDYWTGTVYTTNRRVWEHDRKFKKYLRKIRAMGIDMETATLFTVGFINEIPRGALLLVSDNPMTPAGVKTDASDKKVTGNFVDKHIQIGIDALLELFNSGDSVKHMRFD from the coding sequence ATGAAAACCAAAAAAGAGATAGTAGACAATTGGCTCCCAAGGTACACAGGTGTAGAATTAGAAGATTTTGCTGAATACATTCTACTCACCAACTTCGCCAACTATGTTGAAATATTTGCGGATAAATTCAACGTAAAAGTAGAAGGCAAAGACAAACCTATGCAATCCGCTACCGCCAATAATATTACCATTATCAATTTTGGAATGGGTAGCGCCATGGCCGCTACAGTCATGGACCTGCTTTCTGCCATCGAACCCAAAGCAGTATTGTTTTTAGGCAAATGCGGCGGATTGAAAAAGAAAACACAATTAGGTGACTTAATCTTACCAATTGCTGCAATTAGAGGTGAAGGTACATCCAATGATTATTTACCGATTGAGATCCCTGCATTACCATCCTTTAGACTTCAAAGGTCTGTTTCGTCGATGATTAAGAAACATGAAATGGATTACTGGACAGGAACTGTCTACACCACCAACCGTCGAGTATGGGAGCACGACCGAAAATTCAAAAAATACCTTCGCAAAATACGAGCCATGGGTATTGACATGGAAACTGCCACTTTATTTACCGTTGGCTTTATCAATGAAATCCCTAGAGGTGCTTTGCTTCTTGTATCTGACAATCCCATGACGCCAGCTGGTGTAAAAACAGATGCTTCAGACAAAAAGGTCACTGGCAATTTTGTTGACAAGCATATTCAAATAGGAATTGACGCATTACTTGAATTATTCAATTCAGGAGATTCAGTCAAGCATATGCGCTTTGATTAG
- a CDS encoding asparaginase, producing MTQVSKFKIVNIATSSEDPKSSILLIYTGGTFGMVYDEEGSLAPFNFSLVLEKIPELHKLDLKLTVISFPEPVDSSNINVEQWKDMASILKDNYHQYDGFVILHGTDTMAYSASAISFMLKGVNKPIIFTGAQIPIGATRSDARENLITALEIASARNGDHAMVTEVCLYFNYYLLKGNRAQKIRSSNFAAFESENYPYLAESGVEIVYNESFLKKYKEEELKYSPELDPDVAILKIFPNISPAVVKGILSIEGLKGVILESYGSGNTMNYDWFNGLLEDAIQRGIVILNVSQCIGGSVIQGRYETSKKLTEIGVISGLDITTEAAVAKMMHLLGTEKSVEQVKKKLSIPIRGEMTI from the coding sequence ATGACCCAAGTAAGTAAATTTAAAATAGTCAACATTGCGACCAGTTCGGAAGACCCCAAATCTTCCATTCTCCTCATTTACACGGGAGGTACTTTTGGTATGGTGTACGACGAGGAAGGTTCTTTAGCACCTTTCAATTTCAGTCTGGTGCTTGAAAAGATACCAGAGCTTCACAAATTAGATCTTAAGCTAACCGTTATTTCATTTCCAGAGCCGGTGGATTCTTCCAATATCAATGTGGAGCAATGGAAAGATATGGCTTCTATATTGAAGGATAACTATCATCAATACGATGGTTTTGTGATTCTTCACGGCACCGATACTATGGCTTATTCGGCTTCAGCCATCAGTTTTATGCTGAAAGGAGTGAATAAACCTATCATATTCACTGGAGCTCAAATTCCAATTGGAGCCACTCGATCAGATGCTAGGGAAAATTTGATTACGGCCTTAGAAATTGCTTCAGCCAGAAATGGAGATCACGCAATGGTTACGGAAGTTTGCTTGTATTTCAATTACTACTTGTTGAAGGGGAATAGAGCACAAAAGATCAGAAGTAGCAACTTTGCAGCATTTGAATCCGAAAATTATCCCTACTTGGCAGAGTCAGGTGTAGAGATTGTATACAATGAATCCTTTCTGAAGAAATACAAGGAAGAAGAATTAAAATATAGTCCCGAGCTAGATCCTGATGTAGCGATTCTGAAAATATTCCCAAACATATCGCCGGCAGTAGTGAAAGGTATTTTGAGCATTGAAGGGCTGAAGGGTGTAATTCTTGAATCTTACGGTTCAGGTAATACCATGAATTATGATTGGTTCAACGGTCTTTTAGAAGATGCCATTCAGAGAGGTATTGTTATTCTCAATGTCTCTCAATGTATCGGAGGTAGTGTGATTCAAGGTAGATATGAGACAAGTAAAAAATTAACAGAAATTGGAGTGATTAGTGGGCTTGACATAACCACTGAAGCAGCGGTGGCTAAGATGATGCATTTGCTGGGCACTGAAAAGTCTGTGGAGCAGGTCAAAAAGAAACTTAGCATTCCAATAAGAGGCGAAATGACCATTTAA
- a CDS encoding MFS transporter: MYDWANSAYLLVISSTLFPIYFNGVTRSAFDSETVLFFGCAITNTVLYSYAIAASFLVVAFISPWLSGMADYGGKKKFFLKLFTYIGAVSTAGLFWFRGENVEYGIICSVLAGIGYSGSLVFYNSYLPEITAESEYDQLSAKGYAYGYIGSVLLLLISFAMIIMHKSLGFSAESEVVRLSFLLVGLWWFGFAQYSFYYLPNNTDRLKKSENLFLKGIKELKIVFHSLKDLKMMKVYLLAFFFYSAGVQTVMHLAAIFGEKELRLEASKLIVTITIIQLVAIAGAYLFAAISKKYNNGISILAMLIIWIGVCGYAYILQTEFQFYGLAVVVGLVMGGIQSMSRSTFSKLIPENTIDNTSYFSFYDVVEKLSIVVGTFSFGFIEQLTGSMRNGTIALMLFFVVGVGLLLYSKIHKANQSAYA; encoded by the coding sequence ATGTATGACTGGGCAAATTCTGCCTATTTACTGGTTATTTCTTCTACACTGTTTCCTATTTATTTTAATGGGGTTACCAGAAGTGCTTTCGACTCAGAAACTGTATTGTTCTTTGGGTGTGCTATTACCAATACAGTACTCTATTCTTACGCCATTGCTGCTTCGTTTCTGGTGGTAGCATTCATTTCGCCGTGGCTATCTGGGATGGCAGATTATGGTGGTAAAAAGAAATTCTTCCTTAAGTTGTTTACTTACATAGGAGCTGTATCTACTGCAGGGCTTTTCTGGTTTAGGGGTGAAAACGTGGAGTACGGAATAATATGTTCTGTATTAGCCGGAATTGGCTACTCAGGAAGTTTAGTGTTTTATAATTCATACCTACCTGAAATTACTGCTGAGTCGGAATATGATCAGCTGAGTGCCAAAGGCTATGCTTACGGATATATAGGTAGTGTCTTGTTGCTGTTGATCAGTTTTGCCATGATTATCATGCATAAGAGTTTAGGCTTTTCTGCAGAGTCCGAAGTGGTGCGTCTTTCTTTTCTGTTGGTTGGATTATGGTGGTTTGGTTTTGCGCAGTATAGCTTTTATTACTTGCCCAATAATACGGATAGGCTTAAAAAATCTGAGAATCTTTTCTTGAAAGGGATCAAAGAATTGAAAATCGTTTTTCATTCTTTGAAGGACCTAAAAATGATGAAAGTGTATTTATTGGCTTTCTTCTTTTATAGTGCCGGCGTGCAAACAGTGATGCACCTCGCTGCGATTTTTGGTGAAAAGGAACTTCGCTTAGAAGCATCTAAACTCATTGTGACAATTACGATTATTCAATTAGTGGCCATTGCTGGAGCTTATTTGTTCGCGGCTATTTCGAAGAAGTATAATAATGGTATTTCCATATTGGCTATGCTTATCATATGGATAGGTGTATGTGGCTATGCTTACATATTGCAAACTGAATTTCAGTTTTATGGCTTGGCAGTGGTGGTAGGCTTGGTTATGGGAGGTATTCAGTCGATGTCTAGATCAACTTTTTCGAAGCTGATCCCTGAGAATACCATCGACAACACGTCATACTTTAGCTTTTATGATGTAGTAGAAAAGTTGTCGATTGTGGTAGGAACATTCTCATTCGGCTTTATCGAACAACTCACAGGGTCAATGAGAAACGGCACCATAGCACTGATGCTGTTTTTTGTCGTGGGAGTGGGTCTTTTGTTATACTCTAAGATCCACAAGGCTAATCAAAGCGCATATGCTTGA
- a CDS encoding polysaccharide deacetylase family protein — MPNNENKIFLTFDDGPTPEVTDFVLDSLEKYSIPATFFFLGEQVEKNRDLSSRVLVSEHQVANHGYSHLDARNLSLEEYCTNKQSGQALIEGLGGSTLFRPPYGRFKKGDQCIILWSLMAGDFDKNLSKEKCLKVLQTKTQSGDIIVFHDNQKSFAKLKWVLPRYLKFCVDNGFRFGLIEEEL; from the coding sequence TTGCCAAATAACGAAAACAAGATTTTCCTGACTTTCGATGATGGCCCAACTCCAGAAGTGACAGATTTTGTGTTGGATTCTTTAGAAAAATATTCGATCCCTGCCACCTTCTTTTTTTTGGGAGAACAGGTAGAAAAGAATCGTGATCTGTCTAGCCGGGTTTTAGTATCAGAACATCAAGTGGCAAACCATGGGTATAGTCACCTCGATGCTAGGAACCTTTCACTAGAAGAATATTGCACAAATAAGCAAAGTGGACAAGCACTGATTGAGGGTCTTGGAGGAAGCACACTTTTTAGACCTCCCTACGGCCGCTTCAAGAAAGGTGATCAATGTATTATACTTTGGTCTTTAATGGCAGGAGACTTTGATAAGAACCTGAGTAAGGAAAAGTGTTTGAAGGTTTTGCAAACGAAGACACAATCAGGGGATATTATTGTATTTCATGACAATCAAAAATCATTTGCAAAGCTGAAATGGGTATTGCCAAGATACTTGAAGTTTTGCGTGGATAATGGGTTTCGGTTTGGTCTAATTGAAGAAGAGCTATGA
- a CDS encoding type I restriction enzyme HsdR N-terminal domain-containing protein encodes MEELNLPRFQFKVKETEKGREIWDEFRKKYVVLTPEEWVRQHFLKFLNDYLKYPKSLLKTEFEIKYNKLKKRPDIVAYDNTGSALMVVECKAPEVKISEATFQQAAIYNQTLKAKYLVITNGMDHFCCEQNKKTGTFDFVEKIPVYQS; translated from the coding sequence ATGGAGGAGTTGAATCTTCCCAGGTTTCAGTTTAAAGTGAAGGAAACCGAAAAAGGGAGAGAAATATGGGATGAATTTAGAAAAAAGTATGTGGTATTAACCCCAGAAGAGTGGGTAAGGCAGCATTTTTTGAAATTCCTGAATGATTACCTGAAGTATCCAAAATCCCTTCTCAAGACTGAGTTTGAAATCAAATACAACAAGTTGAAGAAGAGGCCTGATATTGTTGCTTATGACAACACGGGGAGTGCGCTAATGGTTGTTGAATGTAAAGCGCCGGAAGTGAAAATTTCAGAAGCTACCTTCCAACAAGCAGCTATTTATAATCAGACGTTAAAGGCAAAGTATTTGGTGATTACTAATGGAATGGATCACTTCTGTTGTGAACAAAATAAAAAAACCGGAACCTTCGATTTTGTAGAGAAGATCCCGGTTTATCAATCTTAG
- a CDS encoding biopolymer transporter ExbD translates to MAKGKNRPAAEVNSGSMADIAFLLLIFFLVTTTIANDKGIAMLLPPKPDPNEPPPEVKTNDRNIFKILANSNDQLLVEDEPMRDVTKLRPMIKDFILNFGKPSADGRLLYNQLPATLRRHVNSKGRRADSSDEPGKAIVSFKADRGTSYELYVRVLDEVNAAYNEVYGERVGITAEEFLQLDKKDPEQKDMYTKARAGIPRAISIAEPNKIGG, encoded by the coding sequence ATGGCGAAAGGTAAAAATAGACCTGCGGCCGAGGTAAACTCGGGTTCGATGGCGGATATTGCCTTTCTTTTGTTGATTTTCTTCTTGGTAACTACCACGATTGCAAACGACAAAGGAATCGCGATGCTTTTGCCTCCGAAGCCGGATCCTAACGAGCCGCCACCAGAGGTGAAAACAAATGATAGAAACATCTTTAAAATATTGGCTAACTCAAATGACCAGCTTTTGGTTGAAGATGAGCCAATGAGAGATGTGACTAAATTGCGACCAATGATCAAAGATTTTATTTTGAACTTTGGTAAGCCTTCAGCAGATGGTAGATTGTTGTACAATCAATTGCCTGCTACTTTGAGAAGGCATGTAAATAGTAAAGGCAGAAGAGCTGACTCATCTGACGAACCAGGAAAGGCGATTGTGTCTTTCAAGGCGGATAGAGGAACGAGCTATGAGCTTTATGTAAGGGTACTAGACGAAGTTAATGCCGCTTATAATGAAGTTTATGGTGAGCGTGTCGGTATCACTGCTGAAGAGTTTTTGCAATTGGATAAGAAAGATCCAGAGCAAAAAGACATGTATACTAAAGCAAGAGCTGGTATTCCAAGAGCGATATCCATTGCTGAACCAAATAAAATAGGAGGTTGA
- a CDS encoding TatD family hydrolase, which produces MQLIETHAHIYSDKFKDDVDQMIERSKEQGIEKIYMPNIDSESIDAMLELEYRYPEYCIPMMGLHPCSVDKNFEKELYIVEDWLNKRDFVAVGEMGTDLYWDKTYFEQQKEAFNIQSRWAIEKDRPIVIHCRESIDETIALVTDLKTENFRGIFHCFSGSVEQANQIIELGFLLGIGGVATFKNGGLEPVLESIPLDHLVLETDSPYLAPVPHRGKRNEPAYLDLVAEKIATIKNITKDEVAKATTENALSIFN; this is translated from the coding sequence ATGCAGCTAATAGAGACTCACGCTCATATTTATTCGGATAAATTTAAGGATGATGTAGATCAAATGATCGAAAGATCGAAGGAGCAAGGCATTGAGAAAATATACATGCCTAACATCGATAGCGAGTCGATAGACGCGATGTTGGAGTTGGAATACCGTTATCCGGAATATTGTATTCCGATGATGGGTCTACACCCGTGCTCTGTAGATAAAAATTTTGAAAAGGAACTTTACATTGTTGAGGATTGGCTAAATAAAAGAGATTTTGTAGCTGTAGGGGAGATGGGTACTGATTTGTACTGGGATAAAACCTACTTTGAGCAACAAAAAGAAGCGTTTAATATTCAATCTAGATGGGCAATTGAAAAGGATAGGCCAATTGTTATTCACTGCAGAGAATCCATAGACGAGACTATAGCGCTTGTAACCGATCTGAAGACCGAAAACTTTCGAGGAATATTCCATTGTTTTTCAGGCTCTGTAGAGCAAGCTAATCAGATTATTGAGTTAGGTTTCCTTTTGGGAATAGGAGGTGTAGCCACATTTAAGAATGGAGGGCTTGAACCTGTACTTGAGTCAATCCCATTAGATCATTTGGTATTGGAGACGGATAGTCCGTATCTTGCACCGGTCCCACATAGAGGCAAGCGAAATGAACCCGCTTATCTTGATTTAGTGGCGGAAAAAATCGCTACTATAAAAAATATTACCAAAGATGAGGTGGCTAAGGCTACCACCGAAAATGCGTTGAGCATTTTCAACTAA
- a CDS encoding glycosyltransferase encodes MMFVAIGLVLIWILFLSIVLLSNREIGRNANDSKQPFVSILISLRNEEDNVQTLCDSLGQLTYPNFEILLGDDDSDDSTLKWLEKCKPKNAQLFSYKNEDDSFGKQKVLAHLAKKSKGDFLLFTDADMQFHPDWIQGMLSQVSEGQQIVVGLTKVSGNDWWSKMQNMDWLFNEWIIGWFAGKGIGLTAWGNNLLISKSAYHEVGGYESLKQTIIEDVTLLRALKGNGGKLTANCDPFAVATTKPVSFYGYLNQRKRWMTGLLRMNPLAVIGGLIKWLFWPALIFLALGNPLWIMAGITILGLKFHLMSKIGKVTNSHILPFSLLLFEIYDFVFYLLTFAFYLLPIKIDWKGRKY; translated from the coding sequence ATGATGTTTGTAGCAATTGGATTGGTTTTGATATGGATTTTGTTTTTGTCGATCGTGCTTCTATCAAATCGGGAAATAGGGCGTAATGCAAACGACTCAAAACAGCCTTTTGTATCCATATTGATTTCGCTAAGAAATGAAGAAGATAATGTCCAGACACTTTGCGACAGTCTGGGGCAGTTGACATATCCGAATTTTGAAATCCTTCTAGGGGATGACGACTCTGATGATTCTACTTTAAAGTGGTTAGAAAAGTGCAAACCAAAAAATGCTCAGTTGTTCTCTTATAAAAATGAAGATGATTCATTCGGTAAGCAAAAAGTACTTGCACATTTAGCAAAAAAATCAAAAGGAGATTTTCTGTTATTCACGGATGCAGATATGCAATTCCATCCTGATTGGATTCAAGGTATGTTGAGTCAGGTTTCTGAAGGACAACAGATAGTAGTAGGCCTAACCAAAGTTTCGGGTAATGATTGGTGGTCGAAAATGCAAAACATGGATTGGCTTTTCAATGAATGGATTATTGGTTGGTTTGCCGGAAAGGGTATTGGACTTACGGCTTGGGGTAATAATCTTTTGATTTCAAAATCAGCTTATCATGAAGTTGGTGGTTATGAATCGCTGAAGCAAACGATCATAGAAGATGTGACTTTATTGAGAGCACTAAAGGGAAATGGAGGAAAACTCACAGCGAATTGCGACCCATTTGCTGTTGCAACTACAAAACCAGTTTCTTTTTACGGTTACTTAAATCAACGAAAACGGTGGATGACAGGATTATTGAGGATGAATCCATTGGCAGTCATTGGTGGATTAATCAAATGGTTATTTTGGCCTGCTCTGATTTTCTTGGCTTTAGGCAATCCTCTTTGGATTATGGCTGGAATTACAATTTTGGGTTTGAAGTTTCATTTGATGTCTAAAATTGGAAAAGTAACTAATTCTCATATTTTACCATTCTCCCTTCTGCTCTTTGAAATCTATGATTTCGTTTTTTATTTACTCACATTTGCATTTTATCTATTGCCTATCAAGATCGATTGGAAAGGTAGAAAGTATTAG
- a CDS encoding PP2C family protein-serine/threonine phosphatase, producing MGQTKTIESDLKELELNALLEVTEAINNNLSEESLYKIYHFTLLANLKVKKLALFVESEGQWNCKVFFGVKSEVVDDIPVDQFEGEEKVKALGHTECQEFDHVIPVMHKNQLLALVFVGDIAETAAGFTSNSATTFLEALTNIILVAIENKKLARQQLAQEAFKKELEIAKQVQNYLFPKNLPATDQFEVAAFYQPHHNVGGDYYDYISIDDDQFLLCIADVSGKGVPAALMMSNFQASLHTLVRQTNDLKTIVSELNHQIKFSGNGEIFITFFISIYSKSKKQLRYLNCGHNPPLLQVNLKEDVELTKGTTVLGMFSPLPFIEMGTVDNLDQFYLFCYTDGLNEAINPEEEEFGEDRIMKAIKSVENSKPHELNDAIMKFVNDFRQGQDYRDDVTILSAKFKS from the coding sequence ATGGGACAAACCAAAACCATAGAATCAGATCTCAAAGAATTGGAGTTGAATGCGTTGCTAGAAGTAACGGAAGCAATTAACAATAACCTGTCTGAAGAGTCCTTGTATAAGATTTACCATTTCACACTATTGGCCAACCTAAAGGTGAAGAAGTTGGCCCTTTTTGTTGAGTCTGAGGGGCAATGGAATTGTAAGGTGTTCTTTGGTGTGAAGAGCGAAGTAGTAGATGATATTCCTGTTGACCAATTTGAGGGTGAAGAAAAAGTAAAAGCTTTGGGGCATACGGAATGCCAGGAGTTTGATCACGTGATCCCCGTGATGCATAAAAATCAATTGCTGGCTTTGGTGTTTGTAGGGGATATCGCAGAAACGGCGGCTGGTTTTACAAGTAACTCCGCGACTACGTTTCTGGAAGCACTGACCAATATCATCCTTGTTGCGATAGAAAATAAGAAACTTGCTCGGCAGCAATTAGCTCAGGAAGCTTTCAAAAAAGAATTGGAGATTGCCAAACAGGTGCAAAATTATCTGTTTCCAAAAAATCTACCTGCTACAGATCAGTTTGAAGTAGCAGCCTTCTATCAGCCCCATCACAACGTAGGTGGGGATTATTATGATTACATCTCAATCGATGACGACCAGTTTCTGTTGTGTATTGCAGATGTGTCAGGTAAGGGGGTGCCGGCAGCTTTGATGATGTCAAACTTTCAAGCTTCACTGCATACATTAGTTAGACAGACGAACGATTTAAAAACCATCGTATCTGAATTGAATCATCAGATTAAATTCAGCGGGAATGGTGAGATATTCATTACATTCTTTATTTCGATCTATAGCAAATCAAAAAAACAACTGCGTTATTTGAATTGCGGTCATAACCCACCACTGCTACAGGTGAATCTGAAAGAGGATGTTGAGTTGACTAAAGGCACCACGGTATTAGGTATGTTCTCTCCATTGCCATTTATAGAAATGGGAACTGTAGATAACTTGGATCAATTCTATTTGTTTTGTTATACTGATGGATTGAATGAAGCCATTAATCCTGAGGAAGAGGAGTTTGGTGAAGACCGTATCATGAAGGCAATAAAAAGTGTGGAGAATTCTAAACCACATGAACTCAATGATGCGATCATGAAGTTTGTTAATGATTTCCGTCAAGGACAGGACTATAGAGATGATGTGACCATATTGTCTGCCAAATTCAAATCATAA
- a CDS encoding MotA/TolQ/ExbB proton channel family protein yields the protein MKRLVILLMLTGVFTMSTLKTMAQDEVATEEVASDSTEMVAEGDSTAVEEEYAEEEYVEEEVAAADYEEVAVEEPGFHQIVKDQFIQGGWQFMGIVLLCLILGLAVAIERIITLNLATTNTKKLLEQVEGALNSGGVEAAKDVCRNTQGPVASIFVQGLMRMSEGVEMVEKSIIAYGSVEMGKLEKGMVWISLFISLAPMLGFMGTVIGMIDAFDAIAEAGDVSPALVAGGIKVALLTTVGGLIVAVILQLFYNYLVSKIDSLVNSMEDASISLVDILVKHSAK from the coding sequence ATGAAAAGATTAGTAATTTTATTGATGTTGACTGGTGTGTTCACAATGAGCACCCTAAAAACAATGGCGCAGGATGAAGTAGCTACAGAAGAAGTGGCATCTGATTCTACTGAGATGGTTGCTGAAGGCGATAGCACAGCTGTTGAAGAGGAGTATGCGGAAGAAGAGTATGTAGAAGAAGAGGTTGCTGCAGCAGATTACGAAGAAGTAGCGGTTGAAGAGCCTGGTTTTCATCAAATCGTAAAAGATCAGTTCATCCAGGGTGGATGGCAGTTCATGGGCATCGTTTTGTTGTGTCTAATTTTAGGATTGGCTGTTGCCATCGAAAGAATTATCACTTTGAACTTGGCTACTACTAACACTAAGAAGTTGTTGGAGCAAGTAGAAGGTGCTTTGAACTCAGGTGGTGTTGAAGCTGCAAAGGATGTTTGTAGAAATACACAAGGACCTGTAGCATCTATCTTCGTACAAGGATTGATGAGAATGTCAGAAGGTGTTGAAATGGTTGAAAAATCAATCATCGCTTACGGTTCTGTAGAAATGGGTAAATTGGAAAAAGGAATGGTGTGGATTTCACTTTTCATTTCTTTGGCTCCAATGCTTGGTTTCATGGGTACTGTAATTGGTATGATCGACGCATTTGATGCGATTGCTGAAGCTGGTGATGTATCTCCTGCCTTGGTTGCTGGTGGTATTAAAGTTGCACTTTTGACTACAGTAGGTGGTTTGATCGTTGCGGTTATACTACAGTTGTTCTACAACTACCTTGTTTCTAAAATTGATTCACTAGTTAACTCTATGGAGGATGCTTCTATTTCTTTAGTAGATATCTTGGTTAAGCATTCTGCTAAATAA